CTTAACATTTAGATTTGTTAGTCACAAATAACTTTGGGTCGGGATATATATTTCTCACACAAACTTCAAATAATAGAAATGCCATTAAtgccaaaagaaagaaaaaaataaagatgacaagaaaatccataaaaagtaaaaccaaaagcataatatttataaagaaaactagGGGGGGGGGATATTGGCAAATGATTTTGACagaatttaatagaaattttgaatttactGTTATTCAATGTGAGATTTTATAAACTCTTGTAAATTcatttgttattggtttaagcatttttaatcattttcctAAACTACATTAAACTCTAGTGTTATTCATCTTGTTTATTTCTTCATTCTATAATAGAAcattatcattatatttataaagaaaactaaaacataatccCACGATAATTAAATCCACGTAGTAGTAGAAATTACAAGATAACAAGAAGACCGTAACCAAACTATTGAAGTTGCAAAATATAAGTGTTTTTAAGCTAGCATCGGACACAACAAAATTAGAATAATTAGACCAGCACGCCAACACTTCTAGCTTGAAGTGCATCCTTTcctacaaacataaaaaaaaaactcatttcaGAATAATAAATTATCTCAAGCTAACAGCTCCACTACACTATAAATGGGATACAAAAGGAGTATAATCATAAACAATGAATCatataattatgtattattattattcaatagATCTAACCTCCTCTCTCAATTTTTTGCTAGATGATCCATGatgatcttctttttctttttcttctcttcgctTTCCTCTAGAAGTTCCGGAAAGCAAAACCTCGTTAGTAGTGGTGTGGGCGTTTGGAAATAACTCTCATCATTCTTATTGAGGCATTATTCGCTTGTTCGGAGGAGCAAAACATCTATTGAAACTTTGAAGTAACCTTTTACCCCTATTTTCTCGCCATGAGATGATCTCACCACCATATAACTTTCTCCAGTTTTTTCATCAACTCCAGCTCTTGCCACTGATACTGCATGCATGCCCATAAACCTTGAACTCTTGTACATGGGCCCTTGATATATCTCctataaaaacacacacaaatccTTTAGattaacacacacacatacacaaaaaATAAAGCTGCAAATGAAATGTTTTAATCGttccataaattaaaaacaagagaTCATGCGCGTATGTATGTACCTCTCTTATTTGTTTGTAATCCggaaagaaaatgggaaaaggcTCCTAGTGGTTGTTTTTGCAAGTGCAAAAGTGCTTCTTCTATTGTTGGGACCTTCTTTGCAGCACCAATAAAGCCAAATTCGGAATTGCGTAACTGCTCTACACCCAACGAATGGTCGATCTACCTCCCTTTGGATTCCCATTTTGACTATGTATGTCAAGGCTTTGATGATGCTTAGCGTATAGCAAAAATGACCCTTTTTGGCAAATTTTGCTTTCTCTTGATCCACAAAATCAATAAGCTCTTGAATTGAGTATGCCGTTCCGTTTTCACGTCTTCTAATCCATCTTATAGCCCTGACCAATTCAGCTGCTACTATAGCCCAACATATgtctgaaaaaaatattaattatttttatcaaatccttttgtaattattaaatctgtaaattaatatttattaaagaaaaaaggagaaaaattgGACTATACCGTGGTCTTCCTGATCTAGCACGATACCATAATAAGGACTCCAGTCCactttctttgtttcatctgGAACTACCTAATCAACATGGAAAAAACGATatgaaatgacaaaaaaaaaaaaaactgattattaTAATAAGATTTGATCACCAATTAGAAGTTGCAAGCTATTAACTAAATTCTAAGTAGTTAGTACATATAATTGCGTACCCTGTGTTTTCTCAAGCGAGCATAGGTTATATCAATACTTTCCTCAGTTGGTGTATCTTTCTGTATTGTATTTGTCACTCGGAAAAGCTCAAATTTAGCTTCAGGTTGTACCTCCAGAATATTGATCAATAGTGATAGTGGAATGATCTTGcgaatcttttttatttctgaAAACAGTTCATCAGACTCGTAGATAACCTCTTTAGATTTTACGATAATCAAActgttaattatacattatatagtataaacaaagcaaaagaaTAGTCTTTTTGACacagattaattaattttacttaatcCCTGAAGCAAAGTTGCTTAATGATAATATATACTTACTGGAAGAGGTAGGTATTCTTCGGCCTTTGTAATTTTCTCCATAATGTCAGGAAAATTGCCAAAAACCCTAtccagacaaaaaaaaaaaaagtgtgatttttTGAGGCGATGTTACATGGAAGACAACTCATTTTGAATTCTTAcgtagaaaattatatatatagtagtaaacaaaattaaagtcGTAACAATGAAAGTAACGtaatatcattaatttgttaGAGTGcagactatatataatataggttTCCCTAGGAATGTTAATTCTATAATCCCAAGCCCAAGGTTGACAGgcaaaatatgttgttatttatagtTCGGAGCCGGTTAGGGTTATTAATTAACTGTTATGTCTAGAAAACTATCGTATTAGATGACATTGTATATCCACTTGTACAGATACAGTATACTGTATAGAGTTTGTTGATAGATCATGTAGATTCAGGTAGTACATAGTATAAATACACTTGTACATACTCTTTTCTCTAAGTTAATGAGTAATATACAGTCGTTTATTTAGTTTGCTCTCTATTCTTGTTATGGTATCAGAAGAAATGAAGAATCATTTGATAAACATAGCGGATTATAGAACCTGTAATACAATTTCAACGACAAATAATAGCAACGGAACggtgaaaaaaattaatatcatcGTACGATATACATACATGTaccatataaattataatctaaaTTAGATATTAGTAACTAACATATTATagataaacaataaaatatgtttaaaaatgaTAACTTAAAATAGAAAGACTAAACAACGCAATCTCTTTTGTCGACAgaccaaaaaaagaatccaattaaaaaaaaaataaaaaaaaaaaatctttttttatgtcTACCCAAcgctcatattatttttgttctttttgttttcaaaaacctcaaatcataaataaaataaatattatattgatttttgcagatttatcaattgaatcacaaaataaaatagattttataatagagttgatagactttacaaaacaaaataaactttataaatggataattatattgatctttaaatattattaaatatgatatatgaatatgtgagataatcggagacataatagataattagatatggatcatttcaacttctatgattttattgtgtggtaaatattgtaagaaagtatgaaaataatgacttataagatgttaatataaaattgacaatggagataatttttttaaagcattttttaaaaaacaatataagatgtacatatcatacaaactctaaaactaagcttttacaatgatatttgatttgattttttttacccatacaacaacaataacaaaaataacacaaaataaaaaaaaacaataaaaaaagagatttgagaatagtggaagaagatgagagagagaataaaagagtGACAGactaagaaaataagataatgagtatttataggaagagaagtgatgaaaaattatatttagaaaaatgtgaGTTACAATTTGATAAATAATGCTCTCTGCTAAAATTAGAATAATGAgtattttgttaaactctttCCTATTCGggatcattttagttttttttttatagtatgattTTGAACTATTATCCTATTTGTTCCAAGAGATGTAAAATATTGTATacatacttttttatttatcgattgaataatatatgtctatttaaaaaatttaaatcacattatatgaaaaaaagccacaaattttattaaataaatatactagataagaattaaaaataatgtaaatataaattaaagaaaagtgAAACCTTTTATGTAATTAagcaaataaactaaaaaggtAGATTAtcaaatgtaatttaaaaatattaatatagatatgaACAATCCTAGTCtaatatttacataaaactgaattaaatttacaaaaaaagattcCAAAAAATTAACTTGTCAATTAATACATGGGGAATAATGTATTGTCAAAATAAATATGTAggcacaaaataaaataaaaaatcaattctgtaataatttaattacaaaagaagaaaaataaaaaaagaagaagtttggattgGAATCCCTAAAAAATCGATTGAAGCTTTAGGGATCTCTCTGTCGGAGATGGCGGATGTTCTAAGGCAGCTGTTGGATAGTGGAAAGTTATCAGACGAGAAGTGCCATTTGATTTTGCGTGGATTGGGTAATGAAGTCGACGAATTGaatttatccaaaaagaaacaggacgaagaagaagaagaagaagaagaagaagaagaagtagtagtagtagcagaagaagaagaagatgatgatggttacatttcaaataataaatataccataggtTTTgtctgtgtttgttttttttttttgtaaaacacaaattgtattgcaattaaTACATCACGGGACTTACATTTTCAAGaaataatatgcaataaattgtgttaatgattactattaaagaaaaattaaatattatattttaatatcttgaaattattttagaataaattgatttaatattttgggacaaaaactgtgaaacaaatattatatttttttatcaacaaataattattaatattataatatttttatagcttgaaattagtaaagaacTTAATAACTATCACgttatattttaacaaaattatgatattaatatttaaatctttaattatcagaaatttattttgtctaaatttataatattaatatttaattctttcttatttgcaaaattataatgttatggtaatcTTATATAAAGTATTGAAAAATTATAcctatgaaaaattataatgttatgttaattatataaaatattgataaatgatatctatatataattattaaaaggatattgcataaatgtcaatatattttttagtatagaAATCTCATTTATatttagtgaatatgaaaataatttatgtacttttgagaaaaataaattaaaagaatttaataattcaAAAGTGAAGACATGTGTCGAAAATATACGCTGCCAAATGTGATCGTGTTATGCAAAGTTAggagaaaaccttctcatattatataagatgaaTCGGCGAGTTTGTTTTGGTGTCGGTTTTATTAAGCATAACGTTTTAGGCTTTATTAATTAGGTTTAGGATTTTGGTTCAATATTTGTGTTTCCAATAACGTTTAGGATTTTggttcaatattttatatttttttggttatgtatgATCTGGAATCATAAAAGATGGtgtgatgataatgatgagttatatattttgtgataaCGATGagttatattttggttttgtttagttttctcaAAAAACTTTGATGAGTTTAATGATTTAACTATTACAACTCAATATCAATCCATGACAAACTTAGTGTACATGGatatactttgattttttttttcttttcaccacAGCTTATGAATCATGGGGTCGAACTCCACATACATTCGACACGGATTATCCGCATCCTCTCCTTGCCCGTTTGAAGTAAAACTAGCCTACCACTTGCTGGACAGGGCTAGGAAATGTGTAGTGCACAAACTTAATCAGGGTGCACTCAGGTTTCAGGGCCGGCTCACTGGACTCAGGTTTGTAATTAATTACATCCTTTTTGCACAATAGCTAATTTGACAAGAAGATACTAGTGAAGAAAAGAATCTAATACACTGATGGCTAAGCAGAGGCCAATATTTGCTCTTCCATTAGCACTCGTGTTTGGTGATTTTCCATCTTACCATAATTAAGTCTTGTTCGACATACAAATGTAACCGAGGTATCTTGAAATCGAGCATTAGCTACAGAGATGAGACTGAAATAGTAATGATATACATGACCGAGCTTTTTacctattttattttctgaaatgaTGAGATTCATACGAGAACATACATAGCTTCTATTCAGTATAATTTATATACGtacaaagtcaaaaaaaaaaaaaggttctccAACAACATGGAGAACTGTAAAATCTATAGTTTCAATGTACAATTTTTGGAACAAACTCTGAATTCcgaaagcaaaagaaaactaGTAGTACTAGCAGTAATTACAAGTAAAAAAATCATCACCGAAAGATTCAACTTAAGAAAACCTAAAACCCAAATTTGAACCTTCATCTCCAAGCAATTTAATAAATCTTGAGATTATTCGTAGCGTTTGTTACAACAcctaatagaaagaaaaaacccaCAAAAGACTATAAACCTAACAATCTAAAGgtattaaccatatatatattggaatcTTCATCTCCAAGCAATCTAATCTTGAGATTCTTTTACGTTTCTGAACTTGGCGAATCGAAAAACCAAGAGAAGAAGACTCGGAGGAAAAAACTGATAGCAATAAAATCCCCCTTACGAATGCGAACAGGTTCATGAGGTATAAGGCCAGAGTCAAGAAACCATATATCACGGCTAACTCTTTGTCGTTTATAATCCAGGGATTACTTCCAGCTTGATACATAGCTGCACCATCAGAGCTAAAATCCCCATCGCCACACGAAAATTTGCTTTCGAGAACTCGAAGTTTCCGAAATCGATGAACTTAGATTCTCTCCATGGACCATGTCATCCTCAAAAGAAAAACCAGCGTTGCAATAACGAGAgcattttgaacaaaaaaaaatataaattgtaacGAGAACGTTGAAGATGATCGAGAATTTGTTGAAAGCTGCGTCCAAAGCTATCCATCTGCGAGTCAATCCCACTTGCTTCATCTCGTACGTTGTTCAACAGATGAGAAATCTTgaacaaaatattcattttgGAGATAGAACAATTTTTTGACAAACCCTTATCCAAAAATCTGGCCAAGTTTTGTGGTtttatctttactttttttttacctttggtgTCGGTTAGTTTAAACTGTAAGGGCAATGTTAAATGTTTTCTAggcccatttttttttaacatctgtTTGACCTggataaatatcaaaattaaaatttaatatccCAACCGAGTTCTACATATGAACTGCAATATACTACTACCAATATAAGGTTTCCCTTTCCCATTTGTTAatgtttcaaaaagaaaattaaggcTTGATTTATACTCTTTTTTCACCACAGCCGCCGAATCTCACTTCTCAGTTCTCATAAGTAGAGCTAACATTAGGCTTAAATTATAGTCAAGACTCTCGAGACCACCGGGCCGGGCTGGATCAAGTTTGTGCGGTCTCTAATTATATCCTTTGGGGcagttaatttaattatttgacaAATCAGtactagttttctttttcttcaagtGATCTCTTATAactagtaaaatatatataggggAAATTGGAAATAGaggattttaaacaaaaagttGGTCCATGTTATGAATTATAGTTTCAACAAGTTTTAGAATCAGACGCATCTCTAAGAGAAGTTCAAAATCTACAGAGACACACAATATTATACTTTATATGAATCCAAATGAacacaagagaagagagacgaaGCTTTGAGTGTGTTGAAACACAATCTCCACAATCATAGTTTCAGAATCGTCCAACAACGTGTACTCCACACGCGCTAGAGCATCTTCGGAATCTCAAGAGTTCAATGAAGATGATAGACACAATCTCGACACTCTCCATGCTTGACAACAAACACCAAGGCACATATGAGAAACTAATTCCCTCTTTCTTCTTAGTGGAACCATCAACCTCCTgaaaataccacaaaataaacaaaaagtataagATGAGtggtaataaaataattttgtatatgaatgaaattaattaagtaaacaCACAAGACCAAGAAACCAGTACTAAGATGAGGGTTTTAATTAAGATTCGGGCAGCTCCCCAGAAAGCTGGGCAACATTTCCAAATTCGTAGCAAAGATTTTAGCATGCAACTGGGACATGATATGAAACTGATGTACGGGTTTTTTTGATCATTTGATGGATAACCTGAAAGATAACAAAAGACGTGCATAGGGgactatatatgtatttgtattCAAACACTTCAAAGttgttttgtcaacaaaataagAACCAAATTCTAAAGtctaaaaaatgaaaagtaatCTTACCTTTTTAGGTAACagattgaaaatttattaaattcaaagtcaaatcttttgttattttagttagttttaaactttggggcgttatttatttctttgaatAAGTTATTTTGGGgcgttatttatttttgttaaaaagttacaaTTTATTACAGCTCAGactcaaattataaattttgaaataaatgaaCAGACTCATTAACGGTAGCTAGTATCAGTTAGGTTTAAAATGAAAGTGGTTCACATGTAGCTCAGCTGGTTAGAGCAAATGTCTGTAAGAGAACCTCTCATATCCATAATCAGTGTCTCTCAAAGAAGTTCAAGTACTACACAGAGACACATACTAATTAATGTTGGAGGATGCATTGTCAATGTTGACCTTTATCATTTCCATCATGTTGGATTTTGAACATAGCAATTtttgaattcatatatatttttgaatggTGTTATTTGCGTTTCATTAGTCAGTTTTACAACATCTTCCCTCTTCTCTACATAGTTGCTCGGTGGTTCATGGTCACATcccttcactctctctctttcctcctcccaTAGATGGACCTagtctttttttcttggtaGGAAGATGGACTAGTTTCTTGACAAGTTCCACATAACAGAGATCATCTCCTAATGGGGTTGTTCACCTAAAATCTATCATTAAGAAATTAATGTGCAACATGACATCCACGAATTGGCAGTAAACTATTCACTACTATATTTAGTAATTATCTTGTTTGTTAGTTAATGGGTAAAATGAAGAGACTGGTTTATGGATTCACAATCCATTGTTAAACAGAACCAAACAAATCGAGTTGAAATCACCTTAACCAAACCGTAAGATCCATTTAGACAAATCACACTAAACTTCCAAATccaaaagtataaaataatatccaTACAAAGCCAAGAAGAACTAAGTCTGAAAATTCAAAACACAAACGGAAAATAAATCTTCAAGCCACCATGAATCCAAGAGTCCTAGAATCTGCAAATCTTTTCAAACACAAATCTTCAAGCCACCATTAGAACCTGTAAAACAAATTCCGCAGATAGTTAACAAACCTTTTCGCACCTATCATTCCTACAAGGCCAAACCTGAACCTGCAAAAATCTTCACAAATCGTAAGCACACAAAAGCAAAGCCAGAGAAATGGGACAAAAAATAAGAGTTGGAGATAAGATGACCAGAACCGGTACAGAGAGATATGGTTGTATTCGCTTAATTCCCAACTTGCACTTGTCATATTGCCCTGActgtaacaaacaaaattctatATGCACCCAAACAAcgcaaacacacacacaatgaTACAAGACTATGACTATGAGTAACAAACAAGGTTTCAAATTCATACCCAAACTAAGCATGAACACAATGATTATTAGTGAAGTATGACGAACCCACAAAAACAAAGGGGAAAAACGGACTAGCTCAGAAAACTTCTTTCTTTGTAAATACAGAAATGAGCGTATCAGAAACTTGCAGCACTAAGATAGTTGATTTGATGAAAACAAACAGGAAAACTGAGAATGGTTTCGCAAGAGCGAAACATAAATTTAGGGTGGTTCACATCATTGCAGGGCAAACAAAGAAGCATATGCAAGGACTACTACGACTACCAACATGCATGACTTGCACAGAAAAAGTTGTCAGCACTAAACCAATCAATTGAAACTAAgcaaactatataattttaatcacAGTTTCTGACCCTGCACAAACCTGCACAGCGGAAAATGGGCTGTGAGCTACATTTTTGTTGAATACCTAACTGAATCTACCTCTAAGGATTGACGAGACATATGGGAAAGAAAATTTGAACTGACCAGATATAATTGGTGGTATCAATAGCCTTCCTGTTGAAAGGACGGCTCCTGATGATAATCGTCCTTCTTCATGTACCCATCGCTGCAATTATCATTTGCCCTGTTATTTGCAATTTCCTGCTCTCCTTTCTCCCTGTTCCATTGCTCAATCCTGGCTCGTCTTTCCTCACTCCCTTCCCTAACAGGACTCCTCTGTCTCCTTCCACCAGGACTTCTACTTCTGCTCCTACTCCTCCGTCCTCTTCTATGGCGAGGACTCTTGCTCCTGTATCTTCTGCTCCTGCTACGGCTTTCACTATCATCATCAACCTCATGCCTTCTACTGTGGCTATGCCTTTCATGAGAGCGATCTTCATGACTACGATGCCTGTAAGGACTCCTACTTCTGCTGTGGCTATGCCTGTTTTTGTATCTTCCATATAACTGCCTCCTCCATCCACTGCTAATGCTTTTCAGGTGCATAAAGTTGCAGTATCCACCACGTTTGCAAGTCTCTTCCTCGTACTGTCGACAAGTAGCTTCACGGAAGTCGGTGACAGGGGAGAAGTCAACAATGATCGGACGACCTGCGTTTCCAAATATTTCAGTAAAGTAAGACTAACGTACAAGCCTGAAAAAATCAAGTAAACTTCTGAAACACAAGATAGATAAAAGAATGAAGTGGTAAACAACCTGCATAGAATCTTCCTTGAAGATTACGAAGCGCTTTTCCTGCTTGCTCCTCTTCTCGAAACTGCACATACACATTACCAACCTACACAAGAAGATTGATGTACAATTATCATTAACGTCCAGGAAAGAAACAAATGAGAGAATGCTTTGGCACTTTGCTAGTATCCCAAAAACAAACTTACCAAGTGGTCAGAGATATTGTCACAGATGTTCAGACTCTCAATCTCACCATATTTGTTCAGCTCCTCAAACAGATCCTCATAAAATTCCTGCAAATTCACAATTAACATACTGAATCAAAACCAGATAACGTGAATCAAATTTACACATCCAAAATCATTCACCAGAATAGCAAGTGAATACAACAAGATCGCTGACAAAAACTCAAAGCATACTTCAACAATATATTCAAAATCCCTAATAAGACCACTCAATTCgcaataaaaaatctaaaaaattcaaaatccaatAACCTTAAATTGCATCAATTATTCCCAAATTTCAATCTCCTGNCTGTTGAAAGGACGGCTCCTGATGATAATCGTCCTTCTTCATGTACCCATCGCTGCAATTATCATTTGCCCTGTTATTTGCAATTTCCTGCTCTCCTTTCTCCCTGTTCCATTGCTCAATCCTGGCTCGTCTTTCCTCACTCCCTTCCCTAACAGGACTCCTCTGTCTCCTTCCACCAGGACTTCTACTTCTGCTCCTACTCCTCCGTCCTCTTCTATGGCGAGGACTCTTGCTCCTGTATCTTCTGCTCCTGCTACGGCTTTCACTATCATCATCAACCTCATGCCTTCTACTGTGGCTATGCCTTTCATGAGAGCGATCTTCATGACTACGATGCCTGTAAGGACTCCTACTTCTGCTGTGGCTATGCCTGTTTTTGTATCTTCCATATAACTGCCTCCTCCATCCACTGCTAATGCTTTTCAGGTGCATAAAGTTGCAGTATCCACCACGTTTGCAAGTCTCTTCCTCGTACTGTCGACAAGTAGCTTCACGGAAGTCGGTGACAGGGGAGAAGTCAACAATGATCGGACGACCTGCGTTTCCAAATATTTCAGTAAAGTAAGACTAACGTACAAGCCTGAAAAAATCAAGTAAACTTCTGAAACACAAGATAGATAAAAGAATGAAGTGGTAAACAACCTGCATAGAATCTTCCTTGAAGATTACGAAGCGCTTTTCCTGCTTGCTCCTCTTCTCGAAACTGCACATACACATTACCAACCTACACAAGAAGATTGATGTACAATTATCATTAACGTCCAGGAAAGAAACAAATGAGAGAATGCTTTGGCACTTTGCTAGTATCCCAAAAACAAACTTACCAAGTGGTCAGAGATATTGTCACAGATGTTCAGACTCTCAATCTCACCATATTTGTTCAGCTCCTCAAACAGANGCGAAGCGCTTTTCCTGCTTGTTCCTCTTCTCGAAACTGCACATACACATTACCAACGTACACAAGAAGATTGATATACAATTATCATTCACGTcaaggaaagaaacaaatgaGAGAATGCTTTGGTAGTATCTCAAACACAAACTTACCAAGTGGTCAGAGATATTGTCACAGATGTTCAGACTCTCAATCTCACCATATTTGTTCAGCTCCTCAAACAGATCCTCGTAAAATTCCTGCAAAATCACAATAACATACTGAATCAAAAGCAGATAACGTGAATCAAATTTACTCATCCAAAATCATTCACCAGAATTGCAAGTGAATACAACAAGATCGCTAACAAAAACTCAAAGCATACTTCAAGAATATATTCAAAATCCCCTAATAACCTTAAATTGCATCAATTAATCCCAAAATTCAATCTcctggagaaaagaaaaaaagagtgatCATATCGGGGC
The Camelina sativa cultivar DH55 chromosome 6, Cs, whole genome shotgun sequence genome window above contains:
- the LOC109133304 gene encoding splicing factor U2af small subunit B-like codes for the protein MQFKEFYEDLFEELNKYGEIESLNICDNISDHLVGNVYVQFREEEQAGKALRNLQGRFYAGRPIIVDFSPVTDFREATCRQYEEETCKRGGYCNFMHLKSISSGWRRQLYGRYKNRHSHSRSRSPYRHRSHEDRSHERHSHSRRHEVDDDSESRSRSRRYRSKSPRHRRGRRSRSRSRSPGGRRQRSPVREGSEERRARIEQWNREKGEQEIANNRANDNCSDGYMKKDDYHQEPSFQQEGY
- the LOC104790724 gene encoding splicing factor U2af small subunit B-like; translated protein: MSMEFYEDLFEELNKYGEIESLNICDNISDHLVGNVYVQFREEEQAGKALRNLQGRFYAGRPIIVDFSPVTDFREATCRQYEEETCKRGGYCNFMHLKSISSGWRRQLYGRYKNRHSHSRSRSPYRHRSHEDRSHERHSHSRRHEVDDDSESRSRSRRYRSKSPRHRRGRRSRSRSRSPGGRRQRSPVREGSEERRARIEQWNREKGEQEIANNRANDNCSDGYMKKDDYHQEPSFQQXGD
- the LOC104698846 gene encoding uncharacterized protein LOC104698846, encoding MVQLCIKLEVIYESDELFSEIKKIRKIIPLSLLINILEVQPEAKFELFRVTNTIQKDTPTEESIDITYARLRKHRVVPDETKKVDWSPYYGIVLDQEDHDICWAIVAAELVRAIRWIRRRENGTAYSIQELIDFVDQEKAKFAKKGHFCYTLSIIKALTYIVKMGIQREVDRPFVGCRAEIYQGPMYKSSRFMGMHAVSVARAGVDEKTGESYMVVRSSHGEKIGVKGKDALQARSVGVLV